In Oryzias melastigma strain HK-1 linkage group LG10, ASM292280v2, whole genome shotgun sequence, a single window of DNA contains:
- the cfl1 gene encoding cofilin-1: MASGVKVTDEVIAVFNDMKVRKAQANEDEKRRRKKAVLFCLSSDLKNIVLDDGKEILQGDLGTTVQDPYQHFVKMLPPDDCRYALYDATYETKETKKEDLVFIFWAPDSAPLKSKMIYASSKDAIKRKFEGIKHEWQVNGLEDLKDRHTLAEKLGGSSVITLEGSPL, translated from the exons ATG GCCTCTGGCGTTAAAGTCACAGATGAAGTTATTGCAGTCTTCAACGACATGAAGGTGCGTAAAGCTCAGGCCAATGAAGatgagaagaggaggaggaagaaggctGTTCTCTTCTGCTTGAGCTCAGACCtcaaaaacattgttctggATGATGGCAAAGAGATCCTCCAGGGGGACCTAGGCACCACCGTTCAGGACCCATACCAGCACTTTGTGAAGATGCTGCCTCCGGACGACTGCCGCTACGCTCTGTACGACGCCACGTATGAGACCAAAGAAACCAAGAAGGAGGACTTGGTCTTTATCTTCTG GGCTCCAGACAGCGCTCCTCTGAAGAGCAAGATGATCTACGCTAGCTCAAAAGATGCTATCAAGAGAAAGTTTGAGG GCATTAAGCACGAGTGGCAGGTGAACGGTTTGGAGGACCTCAAAGACCGACACACCCTGGCAGAAAAGCTTGGCGGTTCATCAGTGATCACCCTGGAAGGATCCCCTTTATAA
- the LOC112153009 gene encoding serine protease 23 — protein MMPREISLLTHLLLQYLLPLTLSLLHPPHHPPVHVPSLVPHTPKPLTRSRFSAHTQLDLNTHCNSSCFHRGEQDDWGKQLTEKLAFETLYADGSRTLTTVDVEADDHDSEEDAGLKPSLLPWRSSGVKLRHRRVRRQIYGADGRFNIRGDNFLLDYPFSTAVRISTGCTGVLVSQQHVLTAAHCVHDGKDYVKGAQRLRVGFLIPPSINSTQADFNSAIKPLVRWVRVRRTRVPKGWIQGPQEVSMDFDYALLELRWPHRRPFMRLSVAPSLDDLAGNRIHFSGFDSDRPGELVYRFCAVEEESSDLIYQHCDARPGASGSGVYGRVWDNSLERWERKVIGIFSGHQWLEIDGENRDYNVAVRITPLKFAQICYWLHGNRVDCSHN, from the coding sequence ATGATGCCACGTGAGATCTCCCTCCTAACTCACCTGCTCCTCCAGTATCTTTTACCTCTTACCCTTTCCCTCCTTCATCCTCCCCACCACCCCCCCGTCCATGTCCCCTCGCTGGTCCCTCACACGCCGAAGCCTCTCACCCGCTCCCGCTTCAGCGCCCACACTCAGCTGGACCTCAACACTCACTGCAACTCCAGCTGTTTCCACAGAGGAGAGCAGGATGACTGGGGGAAGCAGCTGACGGAGAAGCTGGCCTTTGAGACGCTGTACGCAGACGGCTCCCGTACCCTCACCACAGTCGACGTGGAGGCTGACGATCACGACTCGGAGGAAGATGCAGGCCTCAAACCAAGCCTGCTGCCTTGGAGGAGTTCGGGTGTGAAGCTCAGACACAGACGCGTGAGGCGGCAGATCTACGGAGCGGATGGACGGTTTAACATCCGAGGAGACAACTTCCTGTTGGATTACCCTTTCTCCACGGCGGTGCGCATCTCCACTGGCTGCACCGGTGTGCTCGTGTCTCAGCAGCACGTCCTAACCGCTGCCCACTGTGTGCATGATGGGAAAGATTATGTTAAAGGCGCACAAAGGCTCAGAGTGGGCTTTCTAATTCCCCCATCTATCAACAGCACTCAGGCTGACTTTAATTCGGCCATAAAGCCTCTGGTTCGGTGGGTGCGGGTGAGACGTACACGTGTGCCTAAGGGCTGGATTCAGGGCCCTCAAGAGGTGAGCATGGACTTTGATTATGCGCTGCTGGAGCTGCGGTGGCCTCACCGACGTCCCTTCATGCGCCTCTCCGTGGCTCCTTCCTTAGATGATCTGGCAGGGAACCGTATCCACTTCTCCGGCTTTGACAGCGACAGGCCCGGCGAGCTGGTGTACAGATTCTGTGCAGTGGAAGAGGAGTCCAGCGACTTGATATATCAGCACTGCGACGCCCGCCCTGGAGCCAGCGGCTCTGGAGTTTATGGACGAGTGTGGGACAACAGCTTGGAGCGCTGGGAAAGGAAAGTTATTGGCATTTTCTCCGGCCACCAGTGGCTGGAGATAGATGGAGAAAACAGGGATTACAATGTGGCGGTGCGCATCACCCCGCTGAAGTTTGCCCAGATCTGCTACTGGCTGCATGGAAACAGAGTAGACTGCAGCCACAACTAG